A genomic region of Microlunatus sagamiharensis contains the following coding sequences:
- a CDS encoding CoA-transferase, producing the protein MQIVTAEEAARHVADGDTVVIGGSGGGHAVPEALIAALEARFLATASPTALTAVHPVGLGDKATLGAHRLRHRGLLRRVVCGTVVDAPGIAQAAAEEEIELFCVPQGSLSQLMRESAGGRPGLLTEVGLGTYVDPREGGGSQGRPSDDPPSRAVELEGRPYVFYPAVHAQVALLRGTTVDAAGNVSMEGEAYFGEMLSMAQLVHNRGGTVVVQVARQAGAGELPPKQVKIPHFLVDLVVLVPDQPTTYLTADSPAYAGQARVEVTSLPPLVAGPRALIARRAAQELRAGAVCNLGSGISTGVALAAAEDGMLDQVVLTNEQGLVGGLPMSGLDAGAAVNFDAMVDQPYQFDLYDGGGLDLAFLSFAEVSGRGDVNISRFGGRIVGVGGFVNISQGAHAVVFSGTLTAGGLETGWDHEAGALRIVREGRSQRFVDTVEQVCFNGVLAHARGQRVVFVTERAVFEVDDEGRLVLVEVAPGIDVERDVAAHVGFDLRRAPTLRVMDRSLFDRSYPA; encoded by the coding sequence ATGCAGATCGTGACCGCCGAGGAGGCCGCGCGCCACGTCGCCGACGGCGACACCGTCGTCATCGGCGGCAGCGGGGGCGGCCACGCCGTGCCCGAGGCCCTGATCGCCGCCCTCGAGGCACGCTTCCTCGCCACGGCGTCGCCCACGGCGCTGACCGCGGTCCACCCCGTGGGTCTCGGCGACAAGGCGACCCTGGGTGCGCACCGGCTGAGGCACCGCGGTCTCCTGCGCCGGGTCGTGTGCGGGACCGTCGTGGACGCACCCGGCATCGCCCAGGCGGCGGCGGAGGAGGAGATCGAGCTCTTCTGCGTCCCCCAGGGCTCGTTGTCGCAGCTCATGCGCGAGTCGGCCGGAGGCCGTCCCGGTCTGCTCACCGAGGTCGGCCTCGGCACCTACGTCGACCCGCGCGAGGGCGGCGGCAGCCAGGGGCGGCCGAGCGACGACCCGCCGTCGCGCGCCGTCGAGCTGGAGGGACGGCCCTACGTCTTCTACCCGGCGGTCCACGCCCAGGTCGCCCTGCTGCGGGGCACCACGGTGGACGCCGCCGGCAACGTCTCCATGGAGGGCGAGGCCTACTTCGGCGAGATGCTCTCGATGGCCCAGCTGGTGCACAACCGCGGCGGGACCGTGGTCGTGCAGGTCGCCCGGCAGGCCGGGGCGGGGGAGCTGCCTCCGAAGCAGGTCAAGATCCCGCACTTCCTGGTCGACCTCGTGGTCCTCGTCCCCGACCAGCCCACGACCTACCTCACCGCGGACAGCCCCGCGTACGCCGGGCAGGCCCGCGTGGAGGTCACCTCGCTGCCGCCGCTCGTCGCCGGTCCGCGGGCCCTCATCGCCCGGCGCGCCGCGCAGGAGCTGCGCGCCGGCGCCGTGTGCAACCTCGGCTCGGGGATCTCCACCGGCGTCGCCCTGGCCGCGGCGGAGGACGGGATGCTCGACCAGGTCGTGCTGACGAACGAGCAGGGCCTCGTCGGCGGGCTGCCGATGAGCGGGCTCGACGCCGGCGCGGCCGTGAACTTCGACGCGATGGTCGACCAGCCGTACCAGTTCGACCTCTACGACGGCGGCGGGCTCGACCTCGCCTTCCTGTCCTTCGCCGAGGTGTCCGGCCGCGGCGACGTCAACATCAGCCGCTTCGGCGGTCGCATCGTCGGCGTCGGCGGGTTCGTGAACATCAGCCAGGGCGCGCACGCCGTCGTGTTCAGCGGCACCCTCACCGCGGGCGGGCTGGAGACCGGTTGGGACCACGAGGCCGGCGCGCTGCGCATCGTCCGCGAGGGTCGTTCGCAACGGTTCGTGGACACCGTCGAGCAGGTCTGCTTCAACGGCGTCCTCGCCCACGCCCGTGGCCAGAGGGTCGTCTTCGTCACCGAGCGCGCCGTGTTCGAGGTCGACGACGAGGGCCGCCTGGTGCTCGTCGAGGTCGCCCCCGGGATCGACGTCGAGCGTGACGTCGCCGCGCACGT